The genomic DNA GAACCAGATCAGTAATCAACATATCGAGCACCATCTGGTTTGAACCAAGCTGCAGATAAAATAGATTGCATTAACTTATAAGCAAACAAAGATGATCACTAGTCAAAAGCAAACTTTATCCAGATAACGGTACCTTTCTATGGTCCATATCATGCGTGCCAAAGTAACGGGAGAACTTAAGTCTGAGTGTACACAGAAGCATTAAGTCCATTAAAATAGACTGCATCCAATAAAAGTAAACTGCAGGCATAGACCTCCAGTCCTCTAGAAAATAGAGCATTCAACGGCTCATAGTCTGCAGGTGGAACACAGGGAGCAGATTCATATACCTTGTAAAGGTGCATCAGCAAGTTTGATCTGCTAAACGGAGACATAAAGGCAAAATGTAAAGCAATATATTTTTCAAAGCTGACAAAGTCATCCTAATTGAATTCTGGATCTGGAATCTTCAGAATATCATGCTGAAATTCATCAAAATATAGAGGATAACTCTTCAGATCAGCACTGTAGAAGTTATACTTCAGAACTCATTCAAAAAATTTCTTGAAATCTTCTGAAGCACTGTTAGCCGTCAGTGTGTCTAAAGCTTCTTTTAAGATGATGAATTGACCATTAACAACCTCCATATCAGAAAGTAGCTTAAAAATCCCCTGGCACACTTAgtcccagaatatagctacgtttagggTTCACTAGCATATTAAAAACATAAAACATGTCAAAGTTTATAACCTTTGCTTATGCTGTTGGCCCGCAGTTTGCCCTAGCAAATCAATTTTATTGGTAGCATTGGATTTAAACCATCTCTCAATCTGTAACAATTCAAGGTCAATCAAATGAAGTGGAAGCATGTATATAAAGGCACAACAATTCTTTCACTTTCCAATGACATACCAAGTTTTTTTCCAAGAAATAACTAACAGCTGCAGTAGCATTTATTGGTGTAGGTATGCACTCCTTAAAGATTTTGCTGTCTTCACAACTAAGTACATCATTGGTAAACAATGTTCCCTCACTGGCTTTATCTAGCGCTGCAAATAGTTCATCtgctgttgttttctttgtatTGATGGCATCCTatagaaaaaacaaagaaaatatatACACACAGATACACACATTTCGCAAAAGACAAATATATACACACAAATACACACATTTCGCAAAAGACAACATAAATATAAAAGAATACAATTTACATGAAAAAGCATACCAACAGCTTTCCAGCAACCAAAGGATTTTGCTCCTTCTTCAATAACTTTTTAACAGTCTTCCACTTGAATGACTGAGGGTTTGCATTTCAGTTTAGCACAGATTATTGCCTCGATAAACTTTTGTGCAGATGGGAAAAGCAATTACCTTGATGTTCACTTGATCAAGTGACAACACAGGTCCAGCCGAATCAGATGTAATAAGCTGTATAGAAAACAAATAAATCCAAAGTTAAGGGATTAATTGAAACAAAGAATTACGTAAGCTGTAAGAAACTTTTCATTACAAATGGGCTCACCTTATCGAAATATTCACCAATTTGAGTCCTTTTCTCAACAAAATCCTACAGAGAATTAGCAATGAGTTAAAAAAATAGACATAAGATAACTGTGAATGGAGCATTAAGGACGATAAGAACAGAGAACATACAAACCTTCCCATTTGGATCTTCTATATGAGTTTGCATATGTCTATTGTAATTTACTTGTGAGAAGAATCTTAACTCACAACCTGGATTGGGGCATATGTGAAATCTTGAGTCTTTATCACCATCCAAAAGAAGGTTAGCGAATTTTGTGGATTCAGCATCCATATAATTAGACCAATCATCAATCTGCATTAAATTTCAATTCAAAGTCAGATAAATAAGTTTAAGTTACATCACGGCCTTTGCTCAACAGAAGATTAAACCTACCAATCTTTTTTCAAGAAAGAAACACCAGCAAGCAATGACATTGCTGGTTTCTTTTAAAGCAAGAACACCCATCTCACAAGATAGCACCTTCTTGGGCAAATGGCGAATATCAGTTGAGAAGGCAGTTCTCTCACTGCCTTCATCAAGAAGAGCAAAAAGCTCACTCGATGATATTTTTTCCTTACCAGCAAGGGTATCCTGCgagcaaaaataaataaaagatgaAAGGGACCTAAATGTGTGCAATCGAATAAAGGGAGCTAGTTAAAAAATATACCTTCAATTTATTTGCTATGCCATAGAATATGTCTTCTGGAGCAGTCTGCTCAATAAGCTCGCAGAGTAGATCACCATGGATATCCTGAAAGTTTTTCAATTCTATACTAATTTAAAATTCTTATCCCAATACTTGTAGAGATAAATTTAGTACAATAATTACCTGAATTCTCATGTCCATAATCGAAGTAATAATGCAAGCATCCTTATTATTCAACTGAAAAGGATAGCAAACGATTTTAAGTACAGAAGTTTGTGTGTTTCTTATGGACCCAAGTAagctatagaaaaaaaatgttacaaATAGCTTACCTTATCCCAGAATTTACCAATTTCATCTTTATTGAATCCAATCTATAAAACATACAGCAGCAAACAGGTCAACTGAGTTGACAAAATTCAGACAGAAATCATACAGAAGAATATGAGAGCAGGAAGAAGCACATTAGAAGCGTACACACAATTGTAACTTTTGGATCTTTAGAATGAATTTGCTTATGGCGATTCAAGTTCACTTCAGACAAATAGACATGCTGACAACTTCGCCTATTGCATTGGTGGGCTTTGAGAGGTGAACTTGACCCTGACTGGTCAGGGCCTGGCAACATTTGCGGAGGCACTCCTCCTTCAGCAGCTTCTACAACAGCTTCAGCTTGTAGCACAGCAGCAGAAACTAGCACAAAATTGCTGGTAAAGAATTGCCCTTCACCTTGTAACTGTTGGCATTAGGGAGCAGAGGATGAGGACAGGGAGGGGTCACCTATCAATGTAACAGAcaagcatgaaaaaaaaaacatctacaACATACATTGAACTCTCTCCATACAATGTTTGTAGATATGTTATCCATATAGTTGTGTAGAGCATACAAATTGCCATCGTGCTGCATCGAAAAGCAAGTGAAATACTAAAAAAAGAACAGCAAAGTTTGTTGAAGTTCTCAAAAGACAATATTGAAGATTATGAACCTTAATCATTGTATGAAATGATCTATTCCAGAATAGAACAAACACTTGCTCATCCTGGGCAGATTCAATCAATTGTTGTAACCTGCAGTGTTGGAAAAAAAACCCACACGAAAATTAATTAAtactaaaaataatataaatatgcAAGCTAGATTGTAGTGTAAACATGTACCCGAAATCGGTTAAACCTGTGCCCTGCAAGAACTCCACTACTTCCGGCAAATTCACTACTTCTTGATCTGCGCGTTAAAAAGAAAGTACATACTTAAGTTGTAACGCACCTAATTGAATAGATTAACACATTAGTAAACATATCAATCAAAGTTTGGTACCTTCATTAATAATCTGAATAGGTGCATCAGGATCTGCTGCCCTGAAAACTTCATGAGGTCCTACTCCAATAGCATTGGCAACtacttcattctaaaaaacaAAATGGCTCAGTGTAAGAGGTAGCTAGCATTAAAGCTTGCTGTACTGAATTAAAAATCTAGAGGAATTTCAAATAGAACACTATCTAAATACAGTAATTAATATTCTGAACTCGAGAAACAACAATTGCAAACAAACATAAAAGAATACCTCATGATCAACAATCCTGCCATGATGTAAACTGACTTTCAGATGTTCAAATACCTCAAGATTTACAGTATTGCTTGTGATACCATCAGATCTGCAACACATCCACCAAATGACGTCAAACCACAACCCCTATTCATAACACATCGAAAACTAACAGGCAAAACTTACTTTGTGAAATCAACAGAAACATTAATCGCCCGTGACAATGCTGTTATGCAATTATTCATTTCAATTCTGGTTATCACGTCACCACCACCAAGGCCCTGAGAAAGTGATAAGTGCACTAAAAATTAAAATTGAATCACAATCACAAAATATTTAGAACGAATGGTTGATAGACAAACCAAGTGTGAGCGGCGGTATTTTCTTTGCAAACGCGACACAAGGGATTGAAGGGGAACTTGATGCTCAGCCTCTTGGGGAACAGTGAGATCACCCCTCAAGCTCAGAGCATTATCTGCAAAATGTTTAAAACAAACGGAAGATATCAATTGGAATCGCGTTTTTATCAGAAGATGCCGCCGATTCAAAAACTCTCAACGCCaatctacaaaaaaaaaaaaagaacacggCGTCcgatccgcctccctcgcctaAACGCCAATCCGAAGATTTCAAAAACTCAAATCAAATCTACAAGACCCCCAACTGCGTCCGATCCGCGTGCAGCGCCGACAAAAAGAAATCGTACTTAACGCAAATTACCGGATCCGCTGACTCCTCGCCCAGTAGAGAGTACTTACACAACGCCAGGAGAGCGGAACGCTCATGGTGATTGGCGGGGTATGCGATAATCCTTTGAATCCCACCAAAATCTATTGCCCTGGATGTGTAGATGATGCCCGCGATGTCCGCCATGAATGGGTTTCACCGCAACGCGGCTGCCGCTTTGTTCCAGACTCCGAGGGAAGGGTGAGGGTTTTGGAGATGGGCCTGATGGGCCGTGTGggtttgtttttcttgtttattttctatttttttagaaaaacctATCGCGCGGTGTCGCGCTCGCGCCGTACAGCCTACAGCGTGACCCCATGTGACCCCATACGATTTTGCACAAATAAAAATTCGAGGGAAAAATTTGCAGATTTTTTAAAGAATTAGATGCCTACTGCCGAATTAATTGGTTGTAGCCGGATGAAACCACCAGTTGACACGGCGATAACAAAAAAACTCGACGTCAACGGAAAACAGGGCGCCACGTCAGGACCCACGGGGCGGCAGAACCTCTTACCGTCGTTGAAATGGCGGGAGGTTGTGAGCCCCGGATGCTGTCGCTGCGTCAAACGGTGGGATCTCCTTTTGCCAGTTCAAACGACGGGAGCAGGATCTTTTCGCTAGTTCAAACAGCGGAATCTCCTACCGCCGATTCAAACGGCGGAAGTGGGATCTTTCCGCCAAATCGGCCGGTGATAACTTGCCCCACCTACAAAACTTGAAATACGGCCGGCGCCTAGCTCCCTGGTTCATTCGGGGcaagaaggaaggagaggagaggagagggagggaggggaggagggaagTTTGAAGTGAAGCTCTGCCGGATCTGCGCTTCGGTTCAGGTAAGTTTTGAACTCGCAGTTAGTAGATGTAGTAGTAGCTATGATTTGTATTGGTGTAGCATTAGATCAAATCTAGGTGTACATATTGGATACAGATAAATTTTAGTTAGTTGGTATAGTAGATTAAGCTTAGTTTAGTTACATATTGCAATCAAAAGTGACAAATGAAACTGCATATTTTATTCTTAAAAATATCatacaaaattatatgaaaGATAGCTAATAAAAAAATAGAGTTATAACAGGTTCAAAcggctatagccgtttcaatTGGCTATAGCTTGACACACAAATAAACCAGGCTAAACCAGGCTGCTCCATCGCAATCCGGACTTCCAACCGCCGTTTCAACTGGCGGTAGCACCATTACCGTTGTTTCAACCGGCGGCATAGtccatttctacaaatttttcgttccactatttatttctgcaaaatcgtaaaaaaatatataaaaataaaaaattcttgAACAAAAGGGTGGCCGGGCCGAAAAAAGAGCAGAAAAAAATATGGCATGCGGGACCCATGTTGACAGTAGGACCCACTTATCCGAGTGGCAGCGGGATCCACCTTAACcctgtctttttcttttggaaattttgTGACGTTCAACTATTGGCCTTAATGACAAAAATGAAGTTCGTTACGATTTGGCATTGGACTACTTTATGATGCTAGTCGGTCTTAGTGACGAACACCTCATTTTTGTCACTAAGTTGTAGCCTCGTATACAACGTCATAAAACCGAATGCCATAATGACGAATAGGTCTAATGTCATGATGTATTTGTCACAAAAGGTGATATTTGTTGTGGTGTAATCCGTTTCATTGCTCAACTACTCAAGATGGCGTGGTAAGCACTTCGAAGTTCATAGGTAAAGGTAAGGCTTGGAATAACTTATATGCATGCATCACACCAGTTGAGGAGATGTCCACCTTAGTCCTTCAACCTTTACTTGAAGATGAGCAAAGAgctaagtgtgggggtgttgttgacgGTTCTTATACCAATCCCAACAGTCAACTTCACTATCAAAATAGTGAAATAACAAACACCAAACTAGAAATAGGAATTATCTCTAATCATTTCCACGAGTTCTGGTGAATCACTGTTTACAGAAGACCTTACTTGCATTCAAAGATAATGTACACAAGACATATCAAAATATACATAAAAGTGGCCCAGTTGGAAAGCACCATTGAGAAGCTCTCGTCGAGACGATCAAGATGGATATATATTTCATATATTTTGGAGGCCAGAATAAAATCTGATAGAATGTGTTCCATAAGTAGTCTTAGAAGCATATGCTTTCTGGTAGGAGGGGCTTAAAAACTTCCTGTTCTTAGACAAGACTTTTCGTCCAACTCTGCTAGATTGGATACTCAATTGCAGTTGTACTACTCTCCTACATCCATGACTCTCACAGCTTTGTTCTTGCAAGGGTTCTCTGTTATGGTTTTTTTGTTTGTCCACTTCAAATGAAACGACTCCTCTCGTTGGTCTTTAAAATCTATACCTCAAATTTTTCACACTTATCCGCAACTCGTGATTCCTTATTCCTGCAACACTGCCGTTCTGTTGGGCGCGGCGGCTGGGCCATACGACGAACAAACCGCCACGAGGCCCACGACCGCCGAGCACAGCCTCTCTAAGCCCAAATCCAGAACCGATCCGAGCAGGCATCGTTTCGCTCCCTCCCGCTccgctcctcctctctctccgcccATCTTCTCCCCTCCGCTCatcccaccccgccgccgccgccgcctacgccGCACCACCCACGCCGTCCCGCCCGCCGTAACTCTCAACCACGCGGAGCCCCTCCGACCGAAACCGCGTGCGCGCGCGACGCCTCCCCCTaatctccgccaccgccgccgcctcggcggaACCCTAGAACCCAGGCGGGGGTCGGCTCGCCTCGCCGGAGCGGCCCCGGCCGGGGGACTACCGCGGCGGAAGCCGGAGACCACCACTCTGCCCTCTACGGAGGAGAAGAACCCGGGGAGGAGGCTGAGGGAAGGAGGCGGACAAGATGAGGATCATGATAAAGGGCGGCGTGTGGAAGAACACGGAGGACGAGATCCTCAAGGCGGCCGTCATGAAGTACGGCAAGAACCAGTGGGCGCGCATCTCGTCGCTGCTCGTCCGCAAGTCGGCCAAGCAGTGCAAGGCGCGATGGTACGAGTGGCTCGACCCATCCATCAAGAAGGTACGAACCAACTTCCAGCCCCGCCACCTGCAGTAGCCCCCTCCCTGCTGCCTTGCATCTCTAGCGAACCCAACGATTTTTGCTCGTATGGGCGTTTGTAGGTTTAGCTAGCAGGCATTACTTTTAGGATGGACGAACACAGTTCATGATTGCCTGCCGATGTTACTGTAAAGAATGGTTACGTTTGATATTGCAGATGCGAGTAAGCTCAcgtcacatttttttttgaaaatgcaCTAACTATTGCAAATGTTAGAGGAGCTTCCAGAACTTCCAAGATGTGATGGTGTTAACTCTTGAATTATTACATTGACACAGAAAATGTCTACCCCTGTCTCCATTGATTACTTTTGAGAATAATTTCTAGTTCTAGACCACATTATAACTCAACTGTCATAGTAGGCACAAGCGCATTTTTTGTTGGATATGCACCTAAGCACCTAACTTCAACTGAACTACTATTGGGTATGTATCGTTTTGGAATCATGAACTTCATTGCAAATGCATATATGGGAACTCCTATTGGAAACTAGTGAATTTTTCTTATCTAATTCTTGCTGTATTCAATATCTTCTGGTTAAAACTGAAAAACACAGAGCCTAAAATCACTTTAGTGCACAAGGTTTACTGCTACAATCAATGAATACAGCTATTTTAGCTATCCCCAATCATGCCATGctatttatttcttttgtttgcttACTTGCTTTGCCATGCCACAATGACAATGATTCTTCCATTTTCGTCAACTTTAACTACGTCTTTTGTTGACTACAGACTGAATGGACAAGAGAAGAGGATGAGAAGCTGCTCCATCTTGCTAAACTCATGCCTACACAATGGAGGACAATTGCACCTATTGTTGGCCGGACACCATCTCAGTGCCTTGAGCGTTATGAGAAACTGCTTGATGCTGCCTGTGCAAAAGATGAGAATTATGAACCTAACGATGACCCAAGGAAATTGCGACCTGGTGAGATTGATCCAAATCCCGAGTCAAAACCTGCTCGTCCTGATCCTGTCGATATGGATGAAGATGAAAAGGAGATGCTTTCCGAGGCAAGGGCTAGATTAGCTAACACCAGGGGCAAAAAGGCTAAACGAAAAGCAAGAGAGAAGCAACTTGAAGAGGCTAGGCGGCTTGCTTCACTGCAAAAAAGGAGAGAGCTGAAGGCTGCTGGCATTGATACACGgcagaggaagagaaagaggaagggtATTGACTATAATGCTGAGATCGCGTTTGAAAAGAGACCACCTCCAGGCTTTTATGATACGGTTGGTGAGGACAAGCCACCTGAGCACGTGCAATTTCCAACTACTATTGAGGAGCTTGAAGGGAAGCGGAGAGTGGATATAGAGGCACAATTGAGAAAGCAAGACATTGCCAGGAACAAGATTCTGCAGCGGCAAGATGCCCCAGCTGCAATAATGCAAGCCAATAAACTCAATGACCCTGAAGCTGTCACAAAGAGGTCCAAACTAATGCTTCCACCACCACAAATTTCTGATCATGAGTTAGAGGAGATAGCAAAGATGGGTAGTGCTGGTGATCCTGCTCTAGCTGAGGAGCTTGGCGAAGGAAGTACTGCCACGAGAGCCTTGCTATCCAGCTATTCCCAGACTCCAAGGCTTGGTATGACTCCATTGCGAACTCCACAGAGAACTCCAGCTGGTAAGGGTGATGCTATTATGATGGAGGCAGAAAATCTTGCACGTCTAAGGGAGTCACAAACACCTCTTTTAGGAGGGGATAACCCAGATCTTCATCCATCAGATTTTTCTGGTGTTACACCACGTAAGAAGGAGATACAGACTCCAAACCCCATGGCGACACCCTTGGCATTGGCAAGCCCCGGTCCTGGTGCCACCCCACGGATTGGCATGACACCCTCCAGAGATGGGAATTCCTTTGGTTTAACTCCAAAAGCTACGCCCTTTCGAGACGAGCTTCGCATAAATGAAGAGGTGGAACTGCAGGACAGTGCTAAGCTTGAGCTTCGTAGACAAGCTGAACTGAGAAAGAGCCTGCGATCTGGTTTTGCTTCTATTCCACAGCCTAAGAATGAGTACCAGATAGTTATGCCACCTATCACTGAGGATGAAAAGGAAGAGGCTGAAGAGAGAATTGAAGAGGACATGTCAGACAGGTTAGCACGAGAGAGGGCCGAGGAACAAGCAAGGCAGGAGGCGTTGCTCAGAAAGAGATCCAAAGTGTTGCAGAGAAGTTTGCCTAGGCCACCTGCTGCTTCAGTAGAGGTTCTCCGGCAGTCTCTGATTAAAGGTGGTGAAAGCAGAAGCAGAAGTACCTTTGTGCCTCCAACATCACTTGAACAGGCTGATGATCTGATACATGAGGAACTTCTTAGGCTCCTTGAGCATGATAATGCTAAATACCCCCTTGATGATAAAACtcagaaagagaaaaagaaagggaacaaGCGGCAGGCAAATGCGGCGGCGGTTCCTGAAATTGAGGATTTTGACGAGTACGAATTAAAAGAGGTACATTTACTTTTCTTACATTGTAATGTAATGTGACAATGATCTTATTGCTATTTTCCCTTACTGTACCTTGTTATTGACAGTAGACCTGATGTATTAAATTTGTTCGCTGTCCCTTGCTGATTATCTTGATGAGACAGGATATAATGGAGTAGCAGATATGAATCATGTTTACAATTTTAGTCTTGATTGTCTAGGTTCTCTATATTTATAGTACTGATTAATGGATATTTTTCTGGAGACTGGGTGGCGGGAAAATGACATGAATTTTTGTGCTGGTAGTTGTGTTAGTGTGTGTGTAGTAGGAATGTTATATTATGGGCATGTGGCTTCAGGATTCAAAGAAGAATGTGGTTTTAAATAATTAATATTTCGATCTTTATCAGAGTGTTGGGTACAATGAACATAGAGGTGATGAATAAAAGGGAATGATTGAATACTATAATATTCTGTTTATTTTTACCTTGGCATGGCTTGGTCTGGGCTAATATTAAAGGATGATCTTTAGTCTCGGGATAATTTTTTGAGCCATAGGGATAGTTGGAACAAAATGAGTCACCCCGTGAAAGTTCTTAATGCCTTCATTGGACTTCTATTAGTATTTTATCAATATGCAAATTGTATAGCAGGCATGTAGGTGTAGTGTCACACGAAAAAGCTAGATTTCCTTTGATTCCTGTAGACGATCCAATACTGTTTGTGGACATAGAGAAGATGGAAATGTTGCCAACGATCTAAGGCCATCTGGCATGCGTGCTCTTCACGCACAATGTTTGTGGAGAAAATTCTTTTACCTTTCATCCTTTCACTTAAAGGCCAAAGTTTCCTTGAGAAATTATATCTCCTGGTGGAAGAGGCACTTAATAGCTGGAAATTAATTATGTGAATTAGAGAGGTTTTCCAGAGTGGCATTATGCAGTTCGGATCTAAAACTTTTATCATCTGGAAGAGAATAAAGATGTTTTGGTTGGTATTACTATGTTATGTACTTTACCTTCACATGCCACAGATAACACTTAATTGCTTAAATTGATTACATCTAGTTTGtttatatttttgtttcttttaatGATTACTATCCTGTGAATAGTGTTGTATCATGCAATGACGAGAAAGGTATTCATATGGCtatatttcttttgtttgcaGGCTAGTTCGTTGGTTGAAGAGGAGATTCAATATCTTCGTGTGGCCATGGGGCATGAAAGTGAATCTTTTGATGATTTTGTGAAAGCTCATGATGCATGCCAAGAGGACCTTATGTATTTTCCTGCAAACAACAGCTATGGTCTTGCCAGTGTTGCTGGAAATGCTGATAAGATATCCGCTTTGCAAAATGAGTTTGAAATTGTGAAGAAGAGAATGGATGATGAAGCTAAGAAGGCTTCTCGTCTTGAGCAGAAGATCAAACTTCTGACACAAGGGTACCAGGTAAGCTGAGGTCATGCATCATTTGCATTGGAGTGTGTCCATACTTACTGCAAACCTTCTTTTAGGCAGTGTGTCATATGCCAATGCTAAGTTATGTGCTGTACTTCTGGCATATCAGTTTACATACTCCCAAAATATGGGCGTTCCGGTTTTCACCTGATACTGGGTTTGTTTTACAACTTTTATTGATATAAAATTGTGCACATATGTAAT from Setaria italica strain Yugu1 chromosome VII, Setaria_italica_v2.0, whole genome shotgun sequence includes the following:
- the LOC101775331 gene encoding uncharacterized protein LOC101775331 isoform X2, which produces MADIAGIIYTSRAIDFGGIQRIIAYPANHHERSALLALYNALSLRGDLTVPQEAEHQVPLQSLVSRLQRKYRRSHLGLGGGDVITRIEMNNCITALSRAINVSVDFTKSDGITSNTVNLEVFEHLKVSLHHGRIVDHENEVVANAIGVGPHEVFRAADPDAPIQIINEDQEVVNLPEVVEFLQGTGLTDFGLQQLIESAQDEQVFVLFWNRSFHTMIKHDGNLYALHNYMDNISTNIVWREFNLQGEGQFFTSNFVLVSAAVLQAEAVVEAAEGGVPPQMLPGPDQSGSSSPLKAHQCNRRSCQHVYLSEVNLNRHKQIHSKDPKVTIIGFNKDEIGKFWDKLNNKDACIITSIMDMRIQDIHGDLLCELIEQTAPEDIFYGIANKLKDTLAGKEKISSSELFALLDEGSERTAFSTDIRHLPKKVLSCEMGVLALKETSNVIACWCFFLEKRLIDDWSNYMDAESTKFANLLLDGDKDSRFHICPNPGCELRFFSQVNYNRHMQTHIEDPNGKDFVEKRTQIGEYFDKLITSDSAGPVLSLDQVNIKDAINTKKTTADELFAALDKASEGTLFTNDVLSCEDSKIFKECIPTPINATAAVSYFLEKNLIERWFKSNATNKIDLLGQTAGQQHKQRSNLLMHLYKVYESAPCVPPADYEPLNALFSRGLEVYACSLLLLDAVYFNGLNASVYTQT
- the LOC101775331 gene encoding uncharacterized protein LOC101775331 isoform X1 yields the protein MADIAGIIYTSRAIDFGGIQRIIAYPANHHERSALLALYNALSLRGDLTVPQEAEHQVPLQSLVSRLQRKYRRSHLGLGGGDVITRIEMNNCITALSRAINVSVDFTKSDGITSNTVNLEVFEHLKVSLHHGRIVDHENEVVANAIGVGPHEVFRAADPDAPIQIINEDQEVVNLPEVVEFLQGTGLTDFGLQQLIESAQDEQVFVLFWNRSFHTMIKHDGNLYALHNYMDNISTNIVWREFNLQGEGQFFTSNFVLVSAAVLQAEAVVEAAEGGVPPQMLPGPDQSGSSSPLKAHQCNRRSCQHVYLSEVNLNRHKQIHSKDPKVTIIGFNKDEIGKFWDKLNNKDACIITSIMDMRIQDIHGDLLCELIEQTAPEDIFYGIANKLKDTLAGKEKISSSELFALLDEGSERTAFSTDIRHLPKKVLSCEMGVLALKETSNVIACWCFFLEKRLIDDWSNYMDAESTKFANLLLDGDKDSRFHICPNPGCELRFFSQVNYNRHMQTHIEDPNGKDFVEKRTQIGEYFDKLITSDSAGPVLSLDQVNIKSFKWKTVKKLLKKEQNPLVAGKLLDAINTKKTTADELFAALDKASEGTLFTNDVLSCEDSKIFKECIPTPINATAAVSYFLEKNLIERWFKSNATNKIDLLGQTAGQQHKQRSNLLMHLYKVYESAPCVPPADYEPLNALFSRGLEVYACSLLLLDAVYFNGLNASVYTQT
- the LOC101775331 gene encoding uncharacterized protein LOC101775331 isoform X4, whose amino-acid sequence is MADIAGIIYTSRAIDFGGIQRIIAYPANHHERSALLALYNALSLRGDLTVPQEAEHQVPLQSLVSRLQRKYRRSHLGLGGGDVITRIEMNNCITALSRAINVSVDFTKSDGITSNTVNLEVFEHLKVSLHHGRIVDHENEVVANAIGVGPHEVFRAADPDAPIQIINEDQEVVNLPEVVEFLQGTGLTDFGLQQLIESAQDEQVFVLFWNRSFHTMIKHDGNLYALHNYMDNISTNIVWREFNLQGEGQFFTSNFVLVSAAVLQAEAVVEAAEGGVPPQMLPGPDQSGSSSPLKAHQCNRRSCQHVYLSEVNLNRHKQIHSKDPKVTIIGFNKDEIGKFWDKLNNKDACIITSIMDMRIQDIHGDLLCELIEQTAPEDIFYGIANKLKDTLAGKEKISSSELFALLDEGSERTAFSTDIRHLPKKVLSCEMGVLALKETSNVIACWCFFLEKRLIDDWSNYMDAESTKFANLLLDGDKDSRFHICPNPGCELRFFSQVNYNRHMQTHIEDPNGKDFVEKRTQIGEYFDKLITSDSAGPVLSLDQVNIKSFKWKTVKKLLKKEQNPLVAGKLLDAINTKKTTADELFAALDKASEGTLFTNDVLSCEDSKIFKECIPTPINATAAVSYFLEKNLTMSR
- the LOC101775331 gene encoding uncharacterized protein LOC101775331 isoform X6, with translation MADIAGIIYTSRAIDFGGIQRIIAYPANHHERSALLALYNALSLRGDLTVPQEAEHQVPLQSLVSRLQRKYRRSHLGLGGGDVITRIEMNNCITALSRAINVSVDFTKSDGITSNTVNLEVFEHLKVSLHHGRIVDHENEVVANAIGVGPHEVFRAADPDAPIQIINEDQEVVNLPEVVEFLQGTGLTDFGLQQLIESAQDEQVFVLFWNRSFHTMIKHDGNLYALHNYMDNISTNIVWREFNLQGEGQFFTSNFVLVSAAVLQAEAVVEAAEGGVPPQMLPGPDQSGSSSPLKAHQCNRRSCQHVYLSEVNLNRHKQIHSKDPKVTIIGFNKDEIGKFWDKLNNKDACIITSIMDMRIQDIHGDLLCELIEQTAPEDIFYGIANKLKDTLAGKEKISSSELFALLDEGSERTAFSTDIRHLPKKVLSCEMGVLALKETSNVIACWCFFLEKRLIDDWSNYMDAESTKFANLLLDGDKDSRFHICPNPGCELRFFSQVNYNRHMQTHIEDPNGKDFVEKRTQIGEYFDKLITSDSAGPVLSLDQVNIKTMSR
- the LOC101775331 gene encoding uncharacterized protein LOC101775331 isoform X5 yields the protein MADIAGIIYTSRAIDFGGIQRIIAYPANHHERSALLALYNALSLRGDLTVPQEAEHQVPLQSLVSRLQRKYRRSHLGLGGGDVITRIEMNNCITALSRAINVSVDFTKSDGITSNTVNLEVFEHLKVSLHHGRIVDHENEVVANAIGVGPHEVFRAADPDAPIQIINEDQEVVNLPEVVEFLQGTGLTDFGLQQLIESAQDEQVFVLFWNRSFHTMIKHDGNLYALHNYMDNISTNIVWREFNLQGEGQFFTSNFVLVSAAVLQAEAVVEAAEGGVPPQMLPGPDQSGSSSPLKAHQCNRRSCQHVYLSEVNLNRHKQIHSKDPKVTIIGFNKDEIGKFWDKLNNKDACIITSIMDMRIQDIHGDLLCELIEQTAPEDIFYGIANKLKDTLAGKEKISSSELFALLDEGSERTAFSTDIRHLPKKVLSCEMGVLALKETSNVIACWCFFLEKRLIDDWSNYMDAESTKFANLLLDGDKDSRFHICPNPGCELRFFSQVNYNRHMQTHIEDPNGKDFVEKRTQIGEYFDKLITSDSAGPVLSLDQVNIKSFKWKTVKKLLKKEQNPLVAGKLLTMSR